TGTTAGCAAACAGTGATCTTTGGGGAACGTTTATACTTAAAACTATTCATTTATGCTGGTATCTCAGCCTTAACTTCAAGTATTAGCACCTGCATTTACTGCATTCTGGAAACATTTGACTGAAAGAACAATCTGTGTAGGAAAAACTACGGTAAAATGGATATATCCTGAAATGGacttcaagaaagaaaatcatcacATCACATGACTGTGTCTTTCAAGCCATGACAGTCTTTGTCACCATTATACTTCAGGATTTGATTACCacctataaagaaaaaaaagatttttttttttagagcaCACTTATCAGACATTcatgtttataatttttttattgagAAAATAGCAAAAACAGGTATCTTACAGCCAGAATGTTCTTGAAAAGTTTATGAAGATTTGGCATCAGTGGCAGACCCACTGACACTGtgcaagaaggaaaataaaccatCAGGAAACAGCAAGCACTGACTATTTTCAGTGCATGTTCTAgcctcagaaaacaaaagaaccaTTTTTCTTGCACCGCAGTTTGTCACTCTCCCATTACAGCCTTGCAGATTTACACAGGAGGCGAGACAATCCCAATCCAATCTTAAAACATCTCAATCATTCAGTCTTTTTCCTTGACCCAACTTATCACTTATCTTCACAGATCACAGCAGTTTCACCAGGATGCTCTGTCTTCAATTTTTTATGAGATGgctccctggggagcagagatGTGCAGTGCTCTAAGGATCGTGCAATCTCATCAATTGTCCATCTGTCTTCGTGCAGGGCGTGTTCCTCCAGCGTGAACGGCCCCTGCTTGGTGCGGGTCAGCTCTTGCATAGTGGCACAGGTACAGAgttctgcaggagcagagagaggaattGGAAAAAGGGCATggataaattttaaatgtttaaccATTTGCCGCTcactttaaatgtatttttatatgtagCCTTCCACTTTATTCTGGTTTGTTTGAGAAAGAAAGTTCACGAAGGTTTATCACTcatttttatcttcttaaaGTTGAGCCAAGGAAGTCCTTTGATTTCAGTAGATCTCCAATGCAGTAATGAGTTCAGAATCTGACAGAAAGTTGTCAAAAATTTTCCCAGATTTAGATTGGaatgaaaagagaggaaataatGCCATAAAATGTGAGCAGAACATTCTGAATTCACAAGTGACTATGAACTATTTCTCCACAGATTTTGAGTCCTTAGCACTTTCTGCCTTCAAGaagaatttttgaaatttttatctTGTGCTGCCTATCAGAATAATATAAACTAAGataaggaaaagtaaaaaatatatacaaatactCTGCTGTTAAATAAATACCTGCAAGACATAACTACATAGCAAGGGGCTACAAAACATAACAGCAACCAGAGTTGACTCATAAGTGCTCAGAtacactaaaatattttcttacacCCTTTCTGATGCAGGAAGATTTCCAttgcattttcagtttttgaaaAGAAACCAGCTGCAGACAGACTTTATCTTGGTTTATCattaaaagggaaaacataAGCCAGTATGCTCAGAAGGCAGCAACAGAAACTTTGACTTGCCTAAGCAGAGAGAACAACATTGAAATTCATAGGATTATCCCACATTACTTGCTTTTTTGATCTGCAAatgtataatttaaaaaaaaattgaaatggaTTATCTATTCTCTATCATGCAATTTGATAGATACAGAGTACAAGACAAATAACCCTGTGGGAAAGCAAAACTGTTCACAGTTCAggcaaaggagaaagaaaacactagAAAAACCATCACCAGTGTAGAAGTCTTTCCAGCAGATAGGGTTTATTATGTGCATGGTAATGTTCAGTTCTAtctcttttcaaaatgtgaTGAATAATGTTTAAAAAGACAGTGTCTTTCTTCTTCTCATCCTTAATCTTTAACAcatggaggaggaaaaaaaaattcccaccTTGCCTTGCATTATCTTGCTCAGTGCTATTGCCTGCTCCAGTTTTATCCCCCAGCCCCCAAGGTCCTCTGGCAATTATCAAGCCTTTGTTCCCCCATGCTCTCAAGGAAATTACCTTAGTATATAAAAACAACTGATAGCACTACAATTCTGCAAAATAACACAAAGGTCTAGTTCCTGGGGacaatacaaaatgaaaatttttctcCATAAACAACACACTCATTCCTTAAAttgtcatgtttttttttcatgcctACCTTTTCCAATGTCACTGACCAGGCTCCTGACATAAAAGCCACCACCACATTCAACATCTGGAATGTTAAAAAGTGACAGGGTAAATTGCCAGTGCAACATGAAATCTACTTTACATAGAAACCATGCCCTCACATAAATGTAAAAGTGTGCTAAGCAAACAACCCagtgataaaatatttataggaTGCAACATCAATTATTCATCCTGTAACATATGTGCGGGTGAGATTGCTAAGCTAGAcaggaaggaaagcaaataaaacgGCAACTGAACTAACTCACTAGAATTTAAGTCCTTGCTGTGGTATGTAAACAAATGCTTCAGTTTTAAGTATTTCAGAAGGTTGATTCACATTTCTAATGATGAAGGGAAGTTATTTCAAGTATAGCCTAAGCTGACTATCAATGCTTTTAAGATacagcaggcaggcagctccaataaaattttaaaattcacctttaactttctctgctttctgagtccttcccttccccctctgcTACTGATCAGCTGCGAGTCACCAGCCAAAAAGTAAAGGGTGAAGTACTGAGCTCTGTCACTCATACCTGTCCATCATATGACATCTGGTCCACCAGAGGACTGTGGGTCAAGTAGGTAGGTCTATCAATGCAAGACATTATCCTGACCTTACAGTAGCAGCAAACATTTACAACAGTctttttgatttatttactAATGTGATTCTTAATGTACTACACCCAAGTTTCTTGATGTATGACAGAAGGAAGGGTAAGATCCTGCTTCCTCAACCAGAGGAGGTCTGACAGTAACTGATACTGGTCCTTGCTGTGCCCTGAAGAGATGCCAGCAGGTCTGGGCATCTGTGTAAAAAGAATGGGCAAAGTGAAGTAAGGCAGACATGAGAAAGGAATGAACTGGAGGTTGCAAACATGGACAGATGTAAATAATCCCCTGACCAGTCTCTCAGAATTTTCCCTCACTGAAAGATTAGATATAATCAGCTTAtcttaaaaccaaaacatggTGCTTTTAATGCAAAGTGAAAGTCTCTGCACATGGGCTCACACCAAAATAAGTAGCTGAGTGAAATGAAACCCATTTCACTATGTTGGTCCCATTCTGAGTGTAAATAAACACTAAGGAGCCGGAGCATCGCTCTGCGTAATGAACTTTGCCCCTTACCCAGCGTGAACAGAGGTGGCTGGAACTGCTGAAGAGAAAGGCTGTACACCCTCACTGGCCGGGCAGGCTTTGCTTCAACTGCCTCTCCTCTCTTCATCAGAGTTGAAAGCCTTTCTCCATTCTTCTTCAAAGCAGAATAGCTGATCAGAGTATGAAAATGTGTGTCATATGGCTGTAATAGAACAAGCTTCCCATTCTCCAGACCCTGTTAATATTGGACTCAAGCAGCATTTTACTCCTCTCCAAGTACTCAAAAGACCCACAAAACCCAGGGAGTGCTTCTGAAATCTCTTGGACACAGAATCATCTGATTTACCAGCTGGTACATAAACTGGAAAACAGGAGATGGTCCTATATTTATTTATCTCTTGCTGTACAGATTTAAAAGTGTTTCATCACTCAATTTGCAGTTTATGAAATAAAAGGGTTTCTAGCAGGGTTACAGCACTTGCATCTGCCTCTTACATCCTGTCTCTCAGAAGTCTGCAGGGCATACTCTGTTCCCATGTTCTGCTGAGCTGAGCACTGGGAGTCGCTCAGGCAACTCCTGTAACTCTGCATTGCACCTTTCCTTGTCTCACACCGGGACCTTTCCTGAACAGCAACTGCCAAGTTATGTTCCAGGGTGTTTAGAAAACCAATAAAGAACCAAAGAAACTGATTTCACTGGGACTTTATCCAAAGCTCCAACTTTGGTGGTGACAGAAAGATGAccataaaaaaatgaaaaaaatatcatgCCCAGATTAATAGAGGGCAATTTGAAATAGGTTACATGAAGCACAACACATACAGAGTTCCAGACCTCACAGTGGAACCAGTCACTGACACATGGCAAATGCAAAGGAAAGCATATTATCCTAAATCACCATAAAAGCCACCTGTCACAAGCCAAGTGCCTGCACATTGCCAGGTACTGTGGCTCACCTGACCTGAAGAAATTTTCTAAGCTACAGAAGCTCAGTCACTTGTCACTCACTCACACTAACTTTTCATAAAACTAATTCAAAGTCATTTAAGGCACTTCTGCAGAGATGTCAGTAGAACTGGGAGATAGGACAGAAGCCACCAAGCCCTGCAAAGCTGTTTAAGACTTTTGCTACTCTACATTTACTCAAAACACCCACAGACTCCAGGTCCTCATTTATGCTCAATCTTCAGATGGGCATGACCTGCAGCTGCAATGTCAAACTCCTGACTGCTTTGCCTCTATCCTCTTGTCAAGATGTGTCTTAACATTTCTGAGAGAAGTGACTTCTGTTGGCAAGTCCTGACAGCTGAACATAACTGACAAGAGTGCCTGAGTATTGTGGAACTTACAGTGGAGGGACTTGCATGATGTGCCCTGTGAACTTTTGCAGCACATTTTCAAGATCTCCTCTTGTTACCTGGTctgtagaaagaaaacaagtcagTATGTTAGTATTGATTATTTATATGGCACTGGTGGCATCAATCACGTTCTGCAAACAGGTACAAATCAGAGTTCCCTCTAATCTGACTTTAGCTTAcataaaaaacaccaaagagaaaaaacagaatgTAGGTAGGAGTGTGAATTATCACAGAAAGAGTGGAACAAACTGTCAAGGTGATTAAGACAGTCTGGACACTTTCAGAAGGTCAGAAATTCTCATATACaccattttcttttgcaatttcCCTCTCTTGGGGCTGCAAATCCATCTTTCTTGGGAACTATACAAAAACTACAACATTTCGCATATTCTAATTTTTGTTAAAAcaccaaaaagaacaaaattctcATCCaaccttgggaacttctcttTAAGAGTACCAAACTGCTGGGGAAAACACAACAGACTATTAGAGAACAAAACCATTgggggtttgggattttttagtGAAGAAAAAGACTTTATCTGGAACAACACATCAAATTTCCCTGTCACACAACAACTTGCAAATGCACACCAAGGTATAGTTATATATTAAGTAAGGCCATTTTACCAAAGAAATCCTGTAAAAGAAAGACAGCTGTTTTAGACAATCTACTTTCTTTTAAGAGTACACATACACATCGGTCCCACTTTTATTAGAAGGCTACAACCTAAGGAGCTGATTGCATAGGTCCTTTGAAGCTCTGTTTAACAGAATGACATTGATCCCTGATCTGTTTAGAGAACACAAGATCTGTGATTACAATGCACTTCAGCGCATTTCTACTGTCTAGGGCTTCACTAGTCCTGTTTCTCATAAGTTATATTCAATTACTGTCACCCTGCTAAGTCAACAGCATTCTGGAACAGAAACCAACCAAATTTATTTATTGAGCCTTCATCCTATTTTGGAACAGACCTTCAATTGCAAACCTTACAAAATAGATGTACTTCATGCTGTAAGTAAAAAGGATGAGATTTCTTTTCACAGCAGCTTTGGGGGATGGTGCTGTGGCACCTCACTGTTGCAGAGCACActctgcagcctcaggagcAGGTATGTCCCTGGGCCCAAGCAGCTGTCCCAGGAAGTTTTACTAACAGCAAGGTTGCAAGGCACAAGGCACAAAACTCAGTCAAGGATGCTGAGAGAGACCAATTTACATCAGAATACGGGCTGGGAACAGCAAAATCCATCATATAGTAGGAGTTTCTTACATGGTTATTTCaatcttctgtttttatttaacaaatttCTATTATCACAACAAAATTACATGGTGGCAAGTTAGCATGATCCAGCTCCATGACAATGATCCTATCAGCTTTCTTGTGAACCCCAGAAGCTTCTGGTTAGAATTCAAGCATATAAGAACTAAGCATAACCATCCCTTGGGGTTCTCTTTCCAGTTTTCACCCCATGAACTGCATTTGTGACAAGGCCATTTAATGAGATGCCTGAGTTCAGTTCTGGCTCTGATCTCATAGTCCCCTGATCCAGAGGCCACAGCAGCCTCTGAGGAAGTCACTCATGACACAGGCAACCTCTGCCTcgggagaaaaacagaaaattcccCATGTGAGGAATGATGCCCTAAGCCACTAACAAACAAAAGTTGTGTGGTGTGTGAtcaaagtaaatatttacagaTGAGTTTGCCAAGATTTAGAATAAATCATATTTGTCTTCTGCAATGCATCGTGGCACAAGCTGGCTAGTGTCACATTCTGAAGACCTAAACacatgtgtttttcttttttttttcccagtatgCACTCCCTTTGTCTTAATGGATTGTACTGGATTCTTCCTGTGTCCTGAAACAACACACAAGCTGGTGGAGCTTTCTTCCAGCACTCAGTTAGTCTTCTCCCAAACAATTCCACGATTTCTAAACTGCGTGTTTGTCCCAGGCATCAGTTTGGACCCGTGATTCTGCAGGGAGATGTCAACCAGCTCTTCCACCACATTTCAGCACCCACTCATTACGTCCACAGCACAGGTGAATGAGGTCCTGCTGCCCAGAACTCTTTCCCTCCACGACCTTGGCCCACAGGTTTTCCTCACCCAGCCACAGGCTCAGGTTTATGTTAACAGCTTGTCTAGTCAGCAAGTTGAGGGCAGCACTTGGACTCAACCTTCCATCAAGCATGAAATATTAACAAACCCATACAGCATAATTAGCATCAGAAGTCCCAAAATGTGGTTTGACTCTCTTCTCCACTCTCTGAGAGTAAAGGGTTGAGGGACATTTCTGCAGGACACATCTGTCACTGTCTTTGCTACAGAGAGCAGCCCATTCCTCCTGAGATCCTCATTCCAAAAACCTTCACCTGCTCTACTGCAGACCATGACTTGGAGCTGGAAGTTGGCCTGAAACTGCACCTCTGTGTCCTGCCAGGGAGGAGGGTGGAGGCTGCCACCCCAATTCACAACAATTTCAGTGAGGACTTTCACGATTTAGCCCAAAGGATAATTCCATCCAGTctccagaaaaaacaaaagccttAACCTGGCACAAAAGGCTTGTACCTGCTCTCTGAGGACACTACTTGGAATACATTCCATTCAAGACTGATTTCTACATTTCCTCCTTAGCCCTTAGACTGGCAGTGTAATTACGTGATTTCTGCATGGGCTGTGCATCTTCCAGTGGACAATTCCTTACAAATCTACCAGCATCACAAAGGACCCAGAACTTCTGGCCTCCAATGCTTCTAAAAACATGTAATATAAGTCTGTTGGCTTCTAACAGCAAAAATTTCAAAGAACAGTTGTGTGCTTCCAAACACTGGTGACTGTTCACTGTTTTTTCTGCtataaaggaaggaaaataaaagtcacCAAATCAAAAGGTGCCAATTGTGCCATAACCTCAAGAAGTCTCCACTGAAGGCCTGTT
Above is a window of Pithys albifrons albifrons isolate INPA30051 chromosome 9, PitAlb_v1, whole genome shotgun sequence DNA encoding:
- the TRUB1 gene encoding LOW QUALITY PROTEIN: pseudouridylate synthase TRUB1 (The sequence of the model RefSeq protein was modified relative to this genomic sequence to represent the inferred CDS: deleted 1 base in 1 codon); translation: MPGLPGVGPGRAEPRRERGRAEIGPRCRGMAAREASTAADKLFSLSGLFAVYKPKGRTSAGVLGLLKDRLLAEAGVQTNKNKRKQVLKIGHGGTLDSAAEGVLVVGIGKGTKMLGTMLTGSKKYTAIGMLGKATDTLDATGKVTEEKPYDQVTRGDLENVLQKFTGHIMQVPPLYSALKKNGERLSTLMKRGEAVEAKPARPVRVYSLSLQQFQPPLFTLDVECGGGFYVRSLVSDIGKELCTCATMQELTRTKQGPFTLEEHALHEDRWTIDEIARSLEHCTSLLPREPSHKKLKTEHPGETAVICEDSDKLGQGKRLND